A window from Toxoplasma gondii ME49 chromosome IX, whole genome shotgun sequence encodes these proteins:
- a CDS encoding dynein light polypeptide 4, axonemal, putative (encoded by transcript TGME49_291160), with the protein MGEKGLSKDLKQVMQRPFVKHSMMNTDMQAEVVDIIIGAIDKHTDSKGPNVELATKLIKDTLDRQYGAPWHCVIGEGFSFDVTAQVG; encoded by the exons atgggagagaagggacTCAGCAAGGACCTCAAGCAGGTCATGCAAAGGCCGTTCGTGAAA CATTCTATGATGAACACCGACATGCAAGCAGAGGTCGTTGACATCATAATCGGTGCTATTGACAAGCACACGGACAGCAAGGGGCCCAACGTTGAG CTAGCAACGAAGCTTATCAAGGACACACTCGATCGCCAATACGGTGCACCGTGGCACTGCGTGATCGGCGAAGGATTCTCATTCGACGTCACAGCTCAGGTGGGCTGA